One genomic window of Candidatus Pseudobacter hemicellulosilyticus includes the following:
- a CDS encoding ABC transporter ATP-binding protein, protein MSILKVEGLSHKYSQAWAIKDITLEINSTGVIGLLGSNGAGKSTTMNIICGVLNQTEGHVYIDGLDTREKAELARTHIGFLPQQPPVYTDLTVDEFLRYSAELRLIPKDKIKAAIEEAKERCQISHFSSRLIRNLSGGYRQRVGIAQAIIHKPKLVVMDEPTNGLDPNQLIEARKLIRDIARDCSVLLSSHVLSEINLLCREIIMIETGRIVFSDSMEAFNNYLQPNSLLLYMENPPDLEAIKSVSGVTSAVLLGNNQYRVYFEGGKEITERLIAANVQQGWRLQEISLEKGLLDDVFKQLSAKI, encoded by the coding sequence ATGAGCATATTAAAAGTTGAAGGCCTGTCGCACAAGTACAGCCAGGCCTGGGCTATTAAAGACATTACCCTTGAGATCAATTCAACCGGTGTGATCGGTTTGCTCGGCTCCAATGGAGCCGGCAAATCGACCACCATGAATATCATCTGCGGCGTACTGAACCAGACCGAAGGGCATGTATATATCGACGGGCTGGACACCCGCGAGAAAGCAGAGCTGGCCAGGACCCATATCGGTTTTCTGCCCCAGCAGCCGCCCGTATACACTGATCTCACCGTTGACGAATTTTTACGCTACTCCGCCGAGCTGCGCCTGATACCGAAGGATAAGATAAAAGCGGCCATTGAGGAAGCCAAGGAACGTTGCCAGATCAGCCATTTCAGTTCCCGCCTGATCCGCAACCTCTCCGGCGGTTACCGGCAAAGAGTGGGCATAGCACAGGCCATCATCCACAAACCCAAACTGGTGGTCATGGACGAACCTACCAATGGCCTGGACCCCAACCAGCTGATCGAAGCCAGAAAACTGATCCGCGATATCGCACGCGATTGCTCCGTATTACTTTCTTCGCACGTACTGTCCGAGATCAACCTGCTCTGCCGGGAGATCATCATGATCGAGACCGGCAGGATCGTATTCTCCGACAGCATGGAAGCATTCAACAATTACCTGCAGCCCAACAGTCTCTTACTGTACATGGAAAACCCACCCGACCTGGAAGCCATCAAAAGCGTGAGCGGCGTTACCAGCGCAGTACTGTTAGGCAATAACCAGTACAGGGTTTATTTCGAGGGGGGGAAAGAGATCACTGAGCGACTGATTGCCGCCAATGTGCAGCAGGGCTGGCGTTTACAGGAAATAAGCCTGGAAAAAGGCCTGCTCGACGACGTGTTCAAACAATTATCAGCTAAAATATAA
- a CDS encoding Gldg family protein, with protein sequence MQLIFKIARTELKNLFYSPVAWFITIVFFVVCATAYTTPLSWLIDRQSMGTRNDPNFQFLGFPMTTMIFYGYGGLFTRVLQNLYLFIPLLTMSLISREMNSGTIKMLYSSPVKTSYIVLGKYLAITVFSGIFTAIVAIFVISGHFHVENIESGVLLSSLLGLFLLMSAYAAIGIFMSSLTTYQIISAIATFTLIFVLGNIGGLWQDYDFVRDLTYFLSISGRTSKMLRGLVTTKDIIYFVVIVAMFVSFTILKLKGTRESKPWYLKVVRYLGVIIVCLAIGYISSRPRFVGYFDLTSNKSNTLHPNTQELIKKLGDEPLEITLYTNLLDGSMENGLPRARNRYLDRMWENYLRFKPNISFRYVYYYDMPEKSPMLRRFPGKNIHEIAYEFGRGHKVDTVGFLPPAKIRKQFDPEEAEYNLTMMVTYKGKTKILRTYPDTDRWPDEMNVSALLKQFVTDTIPKILYATGNLERSIHKFGEREFLAHTINTKNRGALVNIGFECDTINLHSQAIPAGIAALVVADPKVDLTPAIQQKIQQYIEAGGNALFLGEPGKQHVLNPVLAHTGTQLSNGTLVQVTTHEMPHMLRPFVTLNMSRLADETNLVKIRRNNGKDTAQFLMPGSAEVVMTDSSRFSAKSLLTTFPGQVWLKAGKLVTDSAAPVFNAAEGDLQKDSYTVATALTRKVGQKEQRIVVAGDADFGSSSRGGGGEVLRACYSWLDNNQYPVYSLREQTKDRKLTISEGGVKAAEIIYVWIIPALLLTGGTVLLIRRRRK encoded by the coding sequence ATGCAGCTCATATTCAAGATTGCGCGGACAGAACTGAAGAACCTGTTCTATTCGCCGGTAGCCTGGTTCATCACCATCGTTTTTTTTGTCGTCTGCGCCACCGCCTATACTACGCCATTGAGCTGGCTGATAGACAGGCAGTCGATGGGGACCCGTAACGATCCGAACTTCCAGTTTCTGGGCTTCCCGATGACCACGATGATATTCTATGGTTACGGCGGGTTATTTACAAGGGTACTGCAAAATCTCTACCTGTTCATCCCGCTGCTGACCATGTCACTGATCAGTCGTGAAATGAACAGCGGCACCATCAAAATGCTGTACTCTTCTCCCGTAAAGACCAGCTATATCGTACTGGGAAAATACCTGGCCATTACCGTATTCAGCGGGATCTTCACAGCGATAGTAGCCATCTTCGTGATCAGCGGCCATTTTCATGTTGAGAATATTGAATCAGGGGTATTGCTTTCCTCCCTGCTGGGGCTCTTCCTGTTGATGAGCGCCTATGCCGCCATCGGTATATTCATGTCCAGCCTCACTACCTACCAGATCATATCCGCTATCGCCACCTTCACGCTCATCTTTGTGCTGGGCAATATCGGCGGGCTCTGGCAGGACTATGACTTTGTGCGGGACCTGACCTACTTCCTGTCCATCTCCGGAAGAACCTCCAAAATGCTGCGGGGACTGGTCACCACCAAGGACATCATTTATTTTGTCGTGATCGTAGCGATGTTTGTCAGCTTCACTATCCTGAAACTGAAGGGTACAAGAGAGTCCAAACCCTGGTACCTGAAAGTCGTACGGTATCTCGGCGTGATCATCGTCTGCCTGGCCATCGGTTATATCTCTTCGCGCCCGCGGTTTGTTGGTTATTTCGACCTGACCTCCAACAAATCCAACACATTACATCCCAATACGCAGGAGCTTATCAAAAAACTGGGCGATGAACCACTGGAAATAACCCTGTATACCAACCTGCTGGACGGGAGCATGGAAAATGGATTGCCCAGGGCCAGGAACCGATACCTCGACCGGATGTGGGAAAACTATCTTCGGTTCAAACCCAATATCAGTTTCAGGTATGTTTATTACTACGATATGCCTGAGAAATCCCCTATGCTCAGGCGGTTCCCGGGTAAGAATATTCATGAGATCGCCTATGAGTTTGGCCGTGGACACAAGGTGGATACAGTCGGCTTTCTGCCGCCGGCAAAGATCAGGAAACAGTTCGATCCTGAGGAAGCAGAATACAACCTCACTATGATGGTCACGTATAAAGGGAAAACCAAAATATTGAGAACCTACCCGGATACGGATCGCTGGCCGGATGAAATGAATGTGTCGGCGCTGCTCAAGCAATTTGTGACGGATACAATTCCAAAGATCCTGTACGCTACCGGTAACCTGGAACGCAGTATTCACAAATTCGGAGAACGTGAGTTCCTGGCACATACCATCAATACAAAGAATCGTGGGGCACTGGTCAATATCGGCTTCGAATGCGATACCATCAACCTTCATTCACAGGCTATTCCCGCCGGGATCGCTGCACTGGTAGTAGCAGATCCCAAAGTGGATCTTACACCGGCGATACAACAAAAAATACAGCAGTATATCGAGGCAGGCGGCAATGCCCTGTTCCTCGGAGAGCCCGGAAAACAGCATGTCCTGAACCCCGTACTTGCTCACACAGGTACTCAGCTCTCCAACGGTACCCTGGTGCAGGTAACCACGCATGAAATGCCCCATATGCTGCGCCCTTTTGTTACCCTCAATATGTCCAGGCTGGCTGATGAGACCAACCTGGTGAAGATCCGGCGAAACAATGGAAAGGACACCGCGCAATTCCTTATGCCGGGTTCGGCGGAAGTGGTCATGACCGACTCCTCCCGCTTCTCCGCCAAATCCCTGCTGACCACTTTTCCCGGACAAGTATGGCTGAAAGCAGGTAAACTGGTCACCGATTCTGCGGCGCCCGTATTCAATGCTGCCGAAGGAGATCTGCAAAAGGACAGCTATACCGTTGCCACTGCACTCACCAGGAAGGTTGGTCAGAAAGAACAGCGGATCGTGGTGGCCGGCGATGCCGATTTCGGCAGTTCCTCCAGGGGTGGTGGCGGTGAGGTCCTGCGGGCCTGCTATAGCTGGCTGGACAACAACCAATACCCTGTTTACAGCCTGCGGGAACAAACAAAAGACAGGAAGCTGACCATTTCAGAGGGTGGCGTTAAAGCAGCAGAGATCATCTATGTATGGATCATTCCTGCCCTCCTGCTGACAGGCGGCACTGTTTTACTGATCCGCAGAAGAAGAAAATAA
- a CDS encoding GDSL-type esterase/lipase family protein, giving the protein MNRRDFLQLAGCAGITAALIPSSSHLASSHPPAADKLVFLFQGDSITDGNRGRDYNDLNHIMGHGYACNIAGRAGVDFPEKDLRFINRGISGNRITDLAARWQVDALDLKPDVLSILVGINDTASVMAGQADAVSVALYEETYRRILDQAKAVNPAVLFVLCEPFMLPFERSAGTVTDKQLDVMQRQQVVRKLAAEYKAVFVPFQDLFERALKRAPEKYWIWDQIHPTVAGHELMSREWLKQVGKRIGFLRRYM; this is encoded by the coding sequence ATGAACAGGAGAGATTTTTTGCAGCTGGCCGGTTGCGCCGGTATCACTGCAGCCCTTATACCTTCTTCCTCCCATCTTGCCAGCAGTCACCCGCCTGCAGCCGATAAACTGGTGTTTTTATTCCAGGGAGATTCCATCACAGATGGCAACCGTGGCCGGGATTACAATGACCTGAATCATATCATGGGTCATGGCTATGCTTGCAATATTGCAGGCAGGGCCGGGGTTGATTTCCCGGAAAAAGATCTACGATTTATCAACCGGGGTATCTCAGGCAACAGGATCACCGACCTGGCCGCCCGCTGGCAGGTGGATGCCCTGGACCTGAAACCGGATGTGCTCAGTATCCTGGTAGGGATCAATGATACTGCTTCTGTAATGGCCGGTCAGGCAGATGCTGTTTCCGTAGCGTTGTATGAGGAAACCTACCGGCGTATACTGGACCAGGCAAAGGCAGTAAATCCTGCAGTTCTTTTTGTTTTGTGCGAACCATTTATGCTGCCCTTTGAACGTTCCGCCGGAACGGTAACAGACAAACAGCTCGATGTTATGCAGCGGCAGCAGGTAGTGCGGAAGCTGGCTGCAGAATACAAGGCGGTGTTTGTTCCCTTCCAGGACCTGTTTGAAAGAGCTTTAAAACGGGCGCCTGAAAAATACTGGATATGGGACCAGATCCATCCCACCGTTGCCGGTCATGAATTAATGAGCCGGGAATGGCTGAAGCAGGTGGGGAAAAGGATCGGGTTTTTGAGGCGGTATATGTAG
- a CDS encoding redoxin domain-containing protein, which produces MFATFSRMPVILYLFVLITILGYQPVQAKDRPAKNKSIIIAGRFQTNIGDTIFLRVWENVYLNAKKGFLPHQSYSTKLRNGQFHISIQGVKDIAYVSIGRKNNESALPADLLDMYLAEPGDSIFITEKLRPGRVIPYEWGDICEACSDFSFSGRGQEKWTCQWSLEERLRRDYDMLMAFQQEPDSTIVGRLTQFLRQRSYMVNNRLELLKTYEHKLSTRIYQQLMIDIIAATGQECMGFLQYHLLRLPENTDPALLETVRRAYQLDAGLYNFNQQYFEPALWKSAYTGLMIASKSLVEARLTGQHPYTIIKQQFSGRLRDKYLTAFLTNQNKISNADSLMEDALLTMHTPEYQKILRQQLYQQRIGAPVYNFALKDSLGNTVQLSDFRGKYVLIDFYFVGCSGCSYYFQHKLSKAEAFFHGDSNIVFMTVSIDTNPVKWHKGLASGEYTSPMAINLNTGPEGINHPVIKQLLIQAYPSPTLVDRQGNLLINDTNTLLKCTAEELIRTLQHVLAKGS; this is translated from the coding sequence ATGTTTGCAACCTTCAGCAGGATGCCTGTCATCCTATACCTGTTTGTTCTCATCACTATCCTGGGCTATCAACCCGTTCAGGCAAAAGACCGCCCGGCAAAAAATAAAAGCATCATCATTGCCGGACGCTTTCAAACCAATATCGGCGATACCATCTTTCTGCGGGTATGGGAAAATGTATACCTGAATGCCAAGAAAGGTTTTCTGCCCCACCAGTCTTATAGCACGAAGCTGCGCAACGGCCAGTTCCATATCAGCATACAGGGCGTCAAAGACATTGCCTATGTATCTATCGGCAGGAAGAACAATGAATCCGCCCTTCCGGCAGATCTGCTGGACATGTACCTGGCAGAACCCGGCGACAGTATCTTCATCACGGAGAAATTGCGGCCCGGCCGTGTTATCCCCTATGAATGGGGCGATATCTGCGAAGCCTGCAGCGATTTCAGCTTCTCAGGCAGGGGCCAGGAAAAATGGACCTGCCAATGGAGCCTGGAAGAACGCCTGCGGCGGGATTATGACATGCTGATGGCCTTTCAGCAGGAACCAGACAGTACCATAGTGGGGAGACTTACACAGTTCCTCCGGCAAAGGAGCTATATGGTTAATAACCGGCTGGAATTATTGAAGACATACGAACACAAACTATCCACCCGCATCTATCAACAGCTCATGATAGATATAATTGCTGCAACCGGCCAGGAATGTATGGGCTTCCTGCAATATCATTTACTCCGGCTGCCGGAGAACACTGACCCGGCACTGCTGGAGACAGTCAGACGCGCCTACCAGCTGGATGCAGGCCTATACAACTTCAACCAGCAATATTTTGAACCCGCCTTATGGAAATCGGCTTATACCGGTCTGATGATTGCATCTAAGTCCCTGGTGGAAGCCAGGCTTACAGGGCAACATCCCTATACTATCATTAAACAGCAATTCAGCGGCAGGCTGAGGGATAAATACCTGACCGCATTTCTCACTAATCAGAATAAGATCAGCAACGCCGACAGCCTGATGGAAGATGCGCTGCTGACCATGCACACCCCGGAATACCAAAAGATACTTCGGCAACAGCTCTACCAGCAGCGCATCGGTGCGCCCGTATATAACTTTGCTTTGAAAGACAGTCTCGGCAATACCGTACAGCTGTCCGATTTCAGGGGAAAATATGTGCTGATAGATTTTTATTTCGTAGGCTGTTCAGGCTGCTCCTATTATTTCCAGCACAAGCTGTCCAAAGCAGAAGCATTCTTCCATGGAGACAGCAATATTGTATTCATGACCGTATCCATTGATACTAACCCGGTAAAATGGCATAAAGGACTGGCCAGCGGCGAGTACACTTCTCCCATGGCCATCAACCTGAATACCGGACCGGAAGGGATCAATCACCCTGTTATTAAACAGTTGCTGATCCAGGCCTACCCCAGCCCCACGCTGGTTGACCGGCAGGGTAACCTGCTGATCAACGATACCAATACACTATTAAAATGCACTGCAGAAGAACTCATCCGGACATTACAGCATGTACTGGCTAAGGGAAGCTGA